A section of the Glandiceps talaboti chromosome 8, keGlaTala1.1, whole genome shotgun sequence genome encodes:
- the LOC144438734 gene encoding uncharacterized protein LOC144438734, whose amino-acid sequence MGQAYVKEFAIVEERLVFEVVAQDTVNEAEFWVIDFQPYKEDEDNLPVNPDTGDILAENTGECSNVMPMGTFDSNGAGYYFSDDGNFISRNVSIQDAADANFKRLFSSYIRGSQYIALDQYGVNASRRDYSMRFEGNMGYFFNCTNTEDENIWSFANTTDSIEYRTTMHVTNVRPINPSVGTDGIGFVSSSIDLIYRLSRIAIANFVLSSSPLVRPVIDFVIVTPYFDEAGQPVTTKARIEIQFKTVIGSTPTDGLILYYLNGTETYNPENSNNSLSVGENFTLPSGFKECTFYDAENVECTQEWNFHLVLEVDDTVEEDDMPIDATGVFSFEYSQYICTDTLSIPPTGCVKTPTSPFLISMDITIQTVVFVTDSEKDYPFLYLLSITGGDGADLRGGTRAGSRGVNHLEPINMKIQLQPDFLRDYYDLELTLFMVCKEDQTDNIGGCLDVSTTNRYIAYRTDDFQFVASDENNQDVVYAMDTFDGDNWVPDGSNSSYQYLDYHSYDTPNKRYEIDFTNSALSQERLEYTITTIFRLVEKARRRRRRLITTKSAMRNGEVIIIQHSMNPFAKEEYITMPEVGTQVRKRRDIFERAQDPTGEHVAFQFAGCPKYSLYDDTSLACQCEDNSYYSTASYSCEKSPVVKVNDDKTGPSSADKPQPLVIIMLLKLLVFILYRLF is encoded by the exons ATGGGGCAAGCGTACGTGAAGGAATTTGCCATAGTGGAAGAAAGACTCGTATTTGAAGTTGTCGCCCAG GATACCGTGAACGAAGCAGAGTTTTGGGTGATTGATTTTCAACCGTACAAAGAAGATGAAGACAATCTACCAGTGAACCCAGACACTGGCGACATCCTTGCAGAAAATACTGGTGAATGTTCTAATGTGATGCCAATGGGTACCTTTGATTCCAACGGAGCAGGGTACTATTTCTCGGACGATGGTAATTTCATATCTAGGAATGTGTCCATTCAGGATGCTGCGGACGCTAACTTCAAAAGACTTTTCTCGAGTTACATCAGAGGTAGTCAGTATATAGCGCTGGACCAATATGGAGTGAATGCATCGAGAAGAGACTACAGTATGCGATTTGAAG GCAATATGGGATACTTTTTCAATTGCACCAACACCGAAGATGAAAATATATGGTCTTTCGCCAACACAACGGACTCCATAGAATACCGAACAACGATGCACGTCACTAACGTCAGACCTATCAATCCATCTGTTGGTACAGACGGGATTGGTTTCGTGTCATCTAGCATCGACTTGATTTATCGACTGAGTCGTATCGCCATTGCCAACTTCGTCCTCAGTTCATCACCTCTTGTTCGACCCGTCATAGATTTCGTCATCGTGACTCCTTACTTCGATGAAGCCGGGCAACCGGTCACCACCAAGGCTAGGATTGAGATTCAGTTCAAAACCGTTATCGGATCCACGCCAACGGATGGATTAATATTGTATTATCTGAATGGTACAGAGACTTATAACCCAGAGAACAGTAATAACTCGTTGTCTGTGGGTGAAAATTTTACTTTGCCATCAGGCTTCAAAGAGTGTACATTCTATGACGCTGAAAACGT GGAGTGTACACAAGAATGGAATTTCCACTTAGTATTAGAAGTTGATGATACTGTTGAAGAAGACGACATGCCGATTGATGCTACAG GTGTATTCAGCTTCGAATACAGTCAATACATCTGTACGGACACCCTGTCAATACCACCAACGGGATGTGTCAAGACTCCCACCTCTCCATTTCTCATTAGTATGGATATAACTATTCAG ACTGTAGTCTTTGTAACCGACTCCGAGAAAGACTATCCATTCCTGTATCTTCTAAGTATCACTGGAGGTGATGGAGCAGATTTAAGAGGAGGTACAAGGGCTGGCAGCAGAGGGGTGAACCACCTCGAACCGATTAATATGAAAATACA ACTCCAACCCGATTTCCTTCGAGACTACTACGACTTAGAATTGACACTGTTCATGGTTTGTAAAGAGGATCAAACGGATAACATAGGT GGTTGCCTGGATGTTTCGACCACAAATAGATACATAGCGTATAGAACTGACGATTTCCAATTTGTTGCATCGGATGAGAACAATCAGGACGTGGTGTATGCAATGGATACCTTTGACGGGGACAATTGGGTACCTGATGGCAGCAACAGTTCCTACCAGTATCTAGACTACCATTCCTACGACACGCCAAATAAAAGATACGAAATCGATTTTACTAACTCTGCACTCTCCCAAGAAAGACTGGAGTATACCATCACTACTATCTTCAGATTGGTCGAAAAAGCTAGACGTCGAAGACGAAGACTTATTACAACGAAAAGTGCAATGAGGAATGGTGAAGTCATCATCATTCAACATTCGATGAACCCATTTGCCAAGGAAGAGTATATTACAATGCCTGAAGTTGGAACTCAAGTCCGCAAACGAAGGGATATATTTGAGCGAGCCCAGGACCCAACAG gTGAACACGTTGCTTTCCAGTTTGCTGGATGTCCTAAGTACTCCCTCTACGACGACACTTCTTTAGCCTGTCAGTGCGAAGACAATTCTTACTACAGTACGGCGTCATACTCCTGTGAAAAGTCACCAGTGGTTAAAGTCAATGACGATAAAACTGGCCCATCTTCCGCCGACAAGCCTCAACCACTTGTCATAATTATGTTGTTGAAATTACTTGTGTTCATTCTTTATCGTCTGTTTTGA
- the LOC144438737 gene encoding uncharacterized protein LOC144438737, protein MGYRSSFAQLNDVGFLRFCIGFYIQFQCRKPHTTLRHRPEAEICALTWENVTYSGQYRKVFNLYMKTIIILVFLFGVVYCNDEDNFVNIRLTCHRSSYMVSIEKHETNFVYLGGVYENKTARSLGECVSFCIKSDDCESLNFWKTESLCQLNSDAIYEMGQLSYLYGGKYRQLGETHQDSLGGCHGDPCQNGATCTEICDGSARYYECTCTEGYEEYNCDSAKCYTPSAPTYGYISGSHTYPVSSGTQIQMLCDNSWYSMSGSSTVTCNQGSWTSSPTCTRCSGVAVGCESGAIPDSQITASSNYGWNYYSSQGRLNWARGGYSYSWCSASNSVGQWLQVDIGSVKMVTQVATQGRGDASQWVTAYKLYYGDTSTWAYVYEDNGSQKVFSANWNSHTIVYHALGDKSFIGRYVRFVVQSWYSHMSMRVEVYACNG, encoded by the exons ATGGGGTATCGTTCGAGTTTTGCCCAGCTGAACGATGTGGGTTTTCTACGG TTCTGTATTGGCTTCTATATTCAGTTCCAATGTCGTAAACCACATACCACTTTACGGCATCGACCGGAagcagaaatatgtgctctgacTTGGGAGAATGTCACCTATTCTGGACAATATAGAAAGGTCTTTAACTTATATATGAAGAC GATAATTATCTTGGTCTTCCTCTTTGGAGTGGTTTATTGCAATGATGAAGACAACTTTGTTAATATTCGGCTTACCTGTCACCGATCGTCCTATATGGTATCCATCGAGAAACATGAAACCAACTTCGTCTACCTTGGTGGGGTGTACGAAAACAAGACGGCACGAAGTCTTGGAGAGTGTGTGTCATTCTGTATCAAAAGTGACGACTGTGAATCTCTAAATTTCTGGAAGACCGAATCTCTGTGTCAACTAAACAGCGATGCTATCTACGAAATGGGACAATTGTCATACTTGTATGGAGGCAAATACAGACAGTTGGGTGAAACACACCAG GATTCTTTGggtggttgccatggtgatccATGTCAGAATGGTGCGACATGTACTGAGATTTGTGACGGCAGTGCTCGATATTATGAATGTACGTGTACGGAAGGCTATGAAGAATACAACTGTGATTcag CTAAGTGTTACACCCCAAGTGCCCCTACGTATGGCTATATCAGTGGTTCCCACACTTACCCAGTATCTAGTGGAACACAGATCCAAATGTTATGTGACAACAGCTGGTACAGTATGAGTGGATCCAGTACAGTCACGTGCAACCAGGGCAGCTGGACTTCATCGCCAACCTGTACTA GATGTAGTGGTGTTGCTGTAGGATGTGAAAGTGGAGCCATTCCTGATAGTCAGATTACAGCCAGTTCTAACTATGGGTGGAATTACTATTCCAGTCAAGGTCGTCTAAACTGGGCCAGGGGTGGCTATTCGTACTCATGGTGCTCAGCCTCCAACTCGGTTGGTCAGTGGCTACAAGTAGACATTGGGTCTGTTAAGATGGTAACTCAAGTCGCTACTCAG GGACGTGGAGACGCTAGCCAATGGGTTACTGCTTATAAATTATACTATGGTGATACGAGTACTTGGGCGTATGTTTACGAGGATAATGGCTCTCAGAAG GTTTTTTCAGCAAACTGGAACAGCCATACGATAGTTTACCATGCCCTGGGTGATAAGTCCTTTATAGGGCGTTACGTACGTTTCGTGGTTCAATCTTGGTATAGTCATATGTCGATGAGAGTTGAAGTCTACGCATGCAACGGATAG